A window of the Pseudomonas fluorescens genome harbors these coding sequences:
- a CDS encoding enoyl-CoA hydratase/isomerase family protein, whose product MTAQASSPRTSSMDATPHEVLAEVRNHIGHLTLNRPAGLNALTLDMVRQLRQHLDAWAADADIHAVVLRGAGEKAFCAGGDIRSLYDSHKSGDTLHEDFFVEEYALDLTIHHYRKPVLALMDGFVLGGGMGLVQGADLRVVTEKSRLAMPEVAIGYFPDVGGSYFLPRIPGELGIYLGVSGVQIRAADALYCGLADWYLESGKLGILDEQLDHLEWHDTPLKDLQNLLARHAVQTLPDAPLEALRPAIDHFFALPDVPSIVEQLRAVTVADSHEWATTTADLLETRSPLAMGVTLEMLRCGRHLSLEHCFALELHLDRQWFERGDLIEGVRALLIDKDKSPRWNPPTLAALHAEHIASFFHGFEESGS is encoded by the coding sequence ATGACTGCTCAGGCTTCATCCCCGCGGACTTCGTCCATGGATGCCACGCCACACGAAGTGCTGGCCGAGGTTCGCAATCACATCGGTCATCTGACCCTCAACCGCCCCGCCGGCCTCAATGCCCTGACCCTCGACATGGTGCGCCAGCTCCGGCAACACCTGGACGCCTGGGCCGCTGATGCCGATATCCACGCGGTCGTGCTGCGCGGTGCCGGCGAGAAAGCCTTCTGTGCCGGTGGCGACATTCGATCCCTGTACGACAGCCATAAAAGCGGCGACACGCTGCACGAAGATTTCTTCGTCGAGGAATACGCCCTCGACCTGACGATCCACCACTACCGCAAACCGGTGCTGGCGCTGATGGACGGTTTCGTTCTCGGCGGCGGCATGGGTCTGGTGCAAGGCGCCGATCTGCGGGTGGTCACCGAGAAGAGTCGTCTGGCGATGCCGGAAGTGGCCATCGGTTACTTCCCGGATGTCGGCGGCAGTTATTTCCTGCCGCGCATTCCCGGCGAGCTGGGGATTTACCTGGGTGTCAGCGGCGTTCAGATTCGTGCAGCGGATGCGCTGTATTGCGGCCTGGCCGACTGGTATCTGGAAAGCGGCAAACTCGGCATCCTCGACGAACAGCTCGATCACCTGGAGTGGCACGACACGCCGCTCAAAGACCTGCAAAACCTGCTGGCCCGCCACGCCGTGCAAACCCTGCCGGATGCGCCGCTTGAAGCCTTGCGCCCGGCCATCGACCACTTCTTCGCCTTGCCTGACGTGCCGAGCATCGTCGAGCAACTGCGCGCCGTGACTGTCGCCGACAGCCACGAATGGGCGACCACCACCGCCGACCTGCTGGAAACCCGCTCGCCGCTGGCCATGGGCGTGACCCTGGAAATGCTCCGTTGCGGCCGGCACCTGAGCCTGGAACACTGTTTCGCCCTCGAACTGCATCTGGATCGCCAGTGGTTCGAACGCGGCGACCTGATCGAAGGCGTGCGCGCCCTGCTGATCGACAAAGACAAATCACCGCGCTGGAACCCGCCGACCCTTGCTGCGCTGCACGCCGAGCACATCGCGAGTTTCTTCCACGGTTTCGAAGAGAGCGGGAGCTGA
- a CDS encoding acyl-CoA dehydrogenase family protein, with protein MHDLELTEDQVMIRDMARDFARGEIAPHAQGWEKAGWIDDGLVAKMGELGLLGMVVPEEWGGTYVDYVAYALAVEEISAGDGATGAFMSIHNSVGCGPVLNYGSEEQKQTWLADLASGAVIGCFCLTEPQAGSEAHNLRTRAELRDGQWVINGAKQFVSNGKRAKLAIVFAVTDPDLGKRGISAFLVPTDTPGFIVDRTEHKMGIRASDTCAVTLNNCSIPEANLLGERGKGLAIALSNLEGGRIGIAAQALGIARAAFEAALGYARDRVQFGKAIVEHQSIANLLADMQMQINAARLMILHAARLRTAGKPCLSEASQAKLFASEMAEKVCSSAIQIHGGYGYLEDYPVEKYYRDARITQIYEGSSEIQRMVIARELKDYQL; from the coding sequence ATGCACGATCTCGAATTGACTGAAGACCAGGTAATGATCCGCGACATGGCCCGGGACTTTGCCCGTGGCGAAATCGCGCCTCACGCCCAGGGCTGGGAAAAGGCCGGCTGGATCGATGACGGTCTGGTGGCGAAGATGGGCGAACTCGGCCTGCTGGGCATGGTAGTACCGGAGGAATGGGGCGGCACTTACGTCGACTACGTGGCTTATGCGCTGGCGGTGGAAGAAATTTCCGCCGGTGACGGCGCCACCGGCGCGTTCATGAGCATCCACAACTCGGTGGGCTGCGGGCCGGTGCTCAACTATGGCAGCGAAGAACAGAAACAGACCTGGCTGGCGGACCTGGCCAGCGGCGCGGTGATCGGCTGCTTCTGCCTGACCGAACCCCAGGCCGGCTCCGAAGCGCACAACCTGCGCACCCGCGCCGAACTGCGCGACGGGCAATGGGTGATCAACGGCGCCAAGCAATTTGTCAGCAACGGCAAGCGGGCGAAACTGGCGATCGTGTTTGCCGTCACCGATCCGGATCTCGGCAAGCGTGGGATCTCGGCGTTTCTGGTGCCGACCGATACGCCGGGTTTCATCGTCGACCGCACCGAACACAAGATGGGCATTCGCGCCTCCGATACCTGCGCGGTGACGCTGAACAATTGCAGCATTCCTGAAGCGAATCTGCTGGGTGAACGCGGTAAGGGCCTGGCGATTGCCCTTTCCAACCTGGAAGGCGGGCGCATTGGCATTGCGGCGCAAGCATTGGGCATCGCCCGTGCGGCGTTCGAGGCAGCGCTGGGTTACGCCCGTGATCGAGTGCAGTTCGGCAAAGCGATCGTCGAACACCAGAGCATCGCCAACCTGCTGGCAGACATGCAGATGCAGATCAACGCGGCGCGCTTGATGATCCTGCATGCGGCGCGACTGAGGACTGCGGGTAAACCGTGTCTGTCGGAGGCTTCGCAGGCCAAGCTGTTTGCTTCGGAAATGGCTGAAAAGGTGTGTTCGTCAGCGATTCAGATTCATGGCGGGTATGGGTATCTGGAGGATTATCCGGTGGAGAAGTACTACCGGGATGCGCGGATTACCCAGATTTATGAGGGATCGAGCGAGATACAGCGGATGGTGATTGCTCGGGAGTTGAAGGACTATCAGTTGTAA